The following coding sequences are from one Frigoribacterium sp. Leaf415 window:
- a CDS encoding efflux RND transporter periplasmic adaptor subunit — protein sequence MTWGNRIKMTVGILVVIALVAVFTVIFTQRQAQVISTSAAIASQDFSVGTDYSGTVTSTDAEVGDRVSKGDVLFSLQSPSLQKDLADDVVVPDTDAYTVADDGTITFMATVDGTLSQLDVREGGFLGSGTSVATIEKAGTLFVDADFTLTPRDYERIQDGATVDVMLPNQQVVEGSVDLVSVQTKDGAAAATVRVVSDQLSEGAYNGLVASGTPVEATMHLRDDGILAGPVDTMQDFLRQIGV from the coding sequence ATGACCTGGGGAAACAGGATCAAGATGACCGTGGGCATCCTCGTGGTGATCGCCCTCGTGGCCGTCTTCACCGTCATCTTCACGCAACGGCAGGCGCAGGTCATCAGCACCAGTGCGGCCATCGCGAGCCAGGACTTCTCCGTCGGCACCGACTACAGCGGCACGGTCACCTCGACCGACGCCGAGGTCGGCGACCGGGTCTCGAAGGGCGACGTCCTCTTCTCGCTCCAGAGCCCCTCGCTGCAGAAGGACCTCGCCGACGACGTGGTCGTCCCCGACACGGACGCCTACACGGTGGCCGACGACGGCACGATCACCTTCATGGCCACCGTCGACGGCACGCTGTCGCAGCTCGACGTCCGCGAGGGCGGGTTCCTCGGCTCGGGGACGTCCGTCGCGACGATCGAGAAGGCCGGCACGCTCTTCGTGGACGCCGACTTCACGCTCACGCCCCGCGACTACGAGCGCATCCAGGACGGCGCGACCGTCGACGTCATGCTGCCGAACCAGCAGGTCGTCGAGGGCAGCGTCGACCTGGTCAGCGTGCAGACCAAGGACGGCGCGGCCGCGGCCACCGTCCGCGTGGTCAGCGACCAGCTGAGCGAGGGGGCCTACAACGGCCTCGTCGCGAGCGGCACGCCGGTCGAGGCGACCATGCACCTCCGCGACGACGGCATCCTCGCGGGTCCGGTGGACACCATGCAGGACTTCCTGCGCCAGATCGGGGTCTGA
- a CDS encoding glycosyltransferase family 2 protein, producing the protein MSRTMRVRDSDAENRPDTAAPDTTAPDTGSALTPRSRSELRRLAHHDEVRGSRARPSTRITSDHHASVVSRTEGRAHSPFMVLLVLACTMGILLYGQFLLNPANRGDLLPYVAVIIAEAVLVLQALLAMWTILSGGQNPRDFDFHSTQDTLYDEDAIDRLGVRDQPHLWPIVVDGKTVVVDVFVTVYGEELSKIAMTVQAAVAMQGAHRTWVLDDGRSDEVKDLAATLGARYIRRLTSHGAKAGNVNYALSVAKGDYFAIFDADFVPKPMFLHETVPFFIDEKVAFVQTPQSYGNLVSIVSRGAGYMQAVFYRYIQPGRNRFNAAFCVGTNVIFRRAAIDEVGGIDTDSKSEDVWTSLFLHEAGWRSIYIPMTLAIGDAPETIEAYSKQQLRWATGGFEILFRHNPLSPRRTLTMDQRFQYTLTATHYLTGIAPLLLIMVPPMEIFFDLRPMNLHISVLQWLLFYSGFYLLQIALAFFTLGSFRWEVLMLASVSFPIYVKALWNVLSGKDTAWHVTGGGKASSPFNVLVPQVLFWLFLSLTSLVAIWRDWDNRVLTLATVWNLINTAVLSAFLLAALREAGSIKRAARSGSSARTTVAGPVTTGPVAVQTLRTQVARPLPRSHDEFLELSAEQRLEQRRRDDERRHLLEARLAVADEQHADEHRADEHRADEAQHAGTATGPDRHDTNDREKVVS; encoded by the coding sequence ATGTCCCGAACCATGCGCGTCCGCGACAGCGACGCCGAAAACCGACCCGACACCGCTGCACCCGACACCACGGCACCCGACACCGGCTCCGCCCTGACGCCTCGCTCGCGCAGCGAACTGAGGCGCCTGGCACACCACGACGAGGTGCGCGGGTCGCGTGCACGCCCCTCCACCCGCATCACGAGCGACCACCACGCGTCGGTCGTCTCGCGCACCGAGGGACGTGCCCACTCGCCCTTCATGGTGCTGCTCGTCCTCGCCTGCACCATGGGCATCCTGCTGTACGGGCAGTTCCTGTTGAACCCCGCGAACCGGGGCGACCTGCTGCCCTACGTCGCCGTCATCATCGCCGAGGCCGTCCTGGTCCTGCAGGCGCTGCTCGCGATGTGGACGATCCTCTCGGGGGGTCAGAACCCCCGCGACTTCGACTTCCACTCGACGCAGGACACGCTCTACGACGAGGACGCCATCGACCGGCTCGGCGTCCGCGACCAGCCGCACCTGTGGCCGATCGTCGTCGACGGGAAGACCGTGGTCGTGGACGTCTTCGTGACGGTCTACGGCGAGGAGCTCTCGAAGATCGCGATGACCGTCCAGGCCGCCGTCGCGATGCAGGGCGCGCACCGCACCTGGGTGCTGGACGACGGTCGCAGCGACGAGGTCAAGGACCTCGCCGCGACGCTCGGTGCCCGCTACATCCGCCGGCTGACCAGCCACGGCGCGAAGGCGGGCAACGTCAACTACGCCCTCTCGGTGGCGAAGGGCGACTACTTCGCCATCTTCGACGCGGACTTCGTGCCCAAGCCGATGTTCCTGCACGAGACCGTGCCCTTCTTCATCGACGAGAAGGTGGCCTTCGTCCAGACCCCGCAGTCGTACGGCAACCTCGTCAGCATCGTCAGCCGCGGCGCGGGCTACATGCAGGCCGTCTTCTACCGGTACATCCAGCCCGGCCGCAACCGCTTCAACGCGGCGTTCTGCGTGGGCACCAACGTCATCTTCCGCCGTGCGGCGATCGACGAGGTCGGCGGCATCGACACCGACTCGAAGTCCGAGGACGTCTGGACGAGCCTGTTCCTGCACGAGGCCGGGTGGCGGTCGATCTACATCCCGATGACGCTGGCGATCGGCGACGCCCCCGAGACCATCGAGGCCTACAGCAAGCAGCAGCTGCGCTGGGCGACCGGTGGCTTCGAGATCCTCTTCCGGCACAACCCGCTGAGCCCGCGCCGCACCCTGACGATGGACCAGCGCTTCCAGTACACGCTGACGGCGACCCACTACCTGACGGGCATCGCCCCGCTGCTGCTGATCATGGTGCCGCCGATGGAGATCTTCTTCGACCTGCGGCCGATGAACCTGCACATCTCGGTGCTGCAGTGGTTGCTCTTCTACTCGGGTTTCTACCTGCTGCAGATCGCGCTGGCGTTCTTCACGCTCGGATCGTTCCGCTGGGAGGTCCTGATGCTCGCCTCCGTCTCGTTCCCGATCTACGTCAAGGCGTTGTGGAACGTGCTGAGCGGCAAGGACACCGCCTGGCACGTTACCGGCGGAGGCAAGGCGTCGAGTCCGTTCAACGTGCTCGTCCCCCAGGTGCTGTTCTGGCTCTTCCTGTCGCTCACGTCCCTCGTGGCGATCTGGCGCGACTGGGACAACCGGGTGCTCACCCTGGCCACGGTGTGGAACCTGATCAACACCGCCGTGCTCTCGGCGTTCCTGCTGGCGGCCCTGCGTGAGGCCGGGTCGATCAAGCGGGCGGCCCGCTCGGGATCGAGCGCTCGCACGACCGTCGCCGGTCCCGTCACCACCGGCCCCGTGGCCGTGCAGACCCTCCGCACCCAGGTGGCCCGACCGCTGCCCCGCAGCCACGACGAGTTCCTCGAACTGTCGGCCGAGCAGCGACTCGAGCAACGGCGGCGCGACGACGAACGCCGTCACCTGCTCGAGGCCCGGCTGGCCGTCGCCGACGAGCAGCACGCCGACGAGCACCGCGCCGACGAGCACCGCGCCGACGAGGCGCAGCACGCCGGAACGGCGACCGGACCCGACCGACACGACACGAACGACCGAGAGAAGGTGGTCTCATGA
- a CDS encoding glycosyl hydrolase family 18 protein → MRTLTTGTAALLLAASLAVTLTSCSADGNNPTVAPQAKIPAGLAVEGYAIASPDATTAAVEAFDRSEAAVDTVGVSGVAITTGGAGVAPSDESANTLREAAQSAGKKAELLVVNAGQDGFSGELATQLLSSRANREFVVSGLTGEVVNGGWDGVQIDFESLSAADAPGLVDFAAELRDALPDDATISMAVQPSTDPAGYEDLGYDLAALSDSVDRFVLMAYDQHGTGFSEPGPVGGLPWVGEVLDAALEFVPADRLDLGVAGYGYRWTGEGTAGGAVSVAEARTGAQSTGSWDAEQAEYTASPGDGSTLWWSDGRSITARADLAETKGLHGVAIWQLTTGDPIRRG, encoded by the coding sequence GTGCGCACCCTGACCACCGGCACCGCCGCCCTCCTGCTCGCCGCCTCGCTCGCGGTCACGCTGACCTCGTGCTCGGCGGACGGGAACAACCCGACGGTCGCGCCGCAGGCGAAGATCCCGGCAGGGCTCGCGGTCGAGGGGTACGCCATCGCCTCGCCCGACGCGACGACGGCCGCGGTCGAGGCGTTCGACCGCAGCGAGGCCGCCGTCGACACGGTGGGCGTCTCGGGCGTCGCCATCACGACCGGCGGGGCCGGCGTCGCCCCGAGCGACGAGTCCGCGAACACGCTGCGCGAGGCCGCCCAGTCGGCGGGCAAGAAGGCCGAGCTGCTGGTCGTCAACGCCGGCCAGGACGGCTTCAGCGGCGAGCTCGCGACACAGCTGTTGTCGAGCCGGGCCAACCGGGAGTTCGTCGTGTCGGGCCTCACCGGAGAAGTCGTCAACGGCGGCTGGGACGGCGTCCAGATCGACTTCGAGTCGCTCTCGGCCGCGGACGCCCCGGGGCTGGTCGACTTCGCCGCCGAGCTGCGCGACGCCCTGCCCGACGACGCCACGATCTCGATGGCCGTGCAGCCCAGCACCGACCCGGCGGGGTACGAAGACCTCGGCTACGACCTCGCCGCCCTGTCCGACTCGGTCGACCGGTTCGTGCTCATGGCCTACGACCAGCACGGCACCGGCTTCAGCGAACCCGGGCCCGTCGGAGGCCTGCCCTGGGTCGGCGAGGTGCTCGACGCCGCGCTCGAGTTCGTCCCGGCCGACCGCCTCGACCTCGGCGTGGCGGGGTACGGCTACCGCTGGACGGGCGAGGGCACCGCAGGAGGCGCGGTGTCGGTCGCCGAGGCCCGCACCGGAGCGCAGTCCACCGGTTCGTGGGACGCCGAGCAGGCCGAGTACACGGCGTCGCCCGGTGACGGCTCGACCCTCTGGTGGTCGGACGGACGCTCGATCACCGCCCGCGCCGACCTGGCCGAGACGAAGGGGCTGCACGGAGTCGCGATCTGGCAGCTGACGACGGGCGACCCGATCCGCCGCGGCTGA
- a CDS encoding DUF3140 domain-containing protein yields the protein MADDDRQQTWDEFHDDVNMTASTLRDWLDTDESREVGQKDGGESVGHESGRHIVRILEKKKADLTDADWQHMEKVHGYVARHSKQRPSGDVTDTKWRWSLMNWGHDPLA from the coding sequence ATGGCAGACGACGACCGACAGCAGACCTGGGACGAGTTCCACGACGACGTGAACATGACGGCCTCGACGCTGCGCGACTGGCTCGACACGGACGAGTCGCGCGAGGTGGGGCAGAAGGACGGCGGCGAGTCCGTCGGGCACGAGAGCGGTCGGCACATCGTGCGCATCCTCGAGAAGAAGAAGGCCGACCTGACCGACGCCGACTGGCAGCACATGGAGAAGGTGCACGGCTATGTCGCCCGCCACTCGAAGCAGCGGCCCTCGGGCGACGTCACCGACACGAAGTGGCGCTGGTCGCTGATGAACTGGGGGCACGACCCGCTGGCCTGA